In the genome of Flaviflexus ciconiae, one region contains:
- a CDS encoding cell division protein FtsQ/DivIB, whose amino-acid sequence MRPPKKPRPVTHQRPGPVREEPQAPRKDPASQKSKTPRAKTTRSANADPPRREPEAADQPIEMHPGTPARSLPTRLRRKRTESAAPEIPLHEHRKKSSDPYPLSSKIETKRKARRKKLLLRSLALLTGIAIVAGVVWALFFSSLFTVDSESIEVAIDDPVGIVDETEVRQIAETAVGKPVLRMPGGEIESALEDLPEVLDATVTTSFPNGMAVTIDAREPIACVGTSDSCMGISDDATQIALTQEQRDSLPKITMNVDSDRAQAQLTGLIDAVSTLPEDVRARVQTASVSDSGLIEFQLDEGLVKWGPSEQNEKKARIIAVLLEQSAGTYDVTSPDAPITY is encoded by the coding sequence GTGAGGCCCCCGAAGAAACCCCGCCCGGTTACCCACCAGCGTCCGGGCCCCGTCCGCGAGGAGCCGCAGGCACCTCGCAAGGATCCGGCATCCCAAAAATCAAAGACCCCACGAGCCAAAACGACGAGGTCCGCCAATGCTGATCCGCCGCGCCGCGAGCCGGAAGCGGCGGATCAGCCGATCGAAATGCATCCGGGCACGCCGGCTCGAAGCCTTCCGACGAGGCTGCGGCGCAAGCGGACGGAATCGGCGGCCCCAGAGATCCCGCTGCACGAGCACCGGAAGAAGTCTTCCGATCCGTATCCGTTGAGCTCAAAGATCGAGACCAAGAGGAAGGCGCGCCGCAAGAAGCTGCTCCTGCGAAGCCTCGCGCTCCTCACCGGTATCGCCATTGTCGCGGGCGTGGTGTGGGCACTGTTCTTCTCCTCCCTGTTCACGGTCGACTCTGAGTCCATCGAGGTCGCGATCGACGATCCGGTTGGCATTGTTGACGAGACGGAGGTCCGGCAGATCGCGGAAACCGCGGTCGGTAAGCCGGTGTTGCGCATGCCGGGGGGAGAGATCGAGTCTGCACTGGAGGACCTCCCCGAGGTTCTTGATGCAACGGTGACAACGAGCTTCCCGAATGGAATGGCTGTCACGATTGATGCTCGGGAACCAATCGCCTGCGTTGGCACCTCCGATAGTTGCATGGGCATTTCCGACGACGCGACCCAGATTGCGCTAACCCAGGAACAGCGGGACAGCCTGCCGAAGATCACGATGAATGTCGATTCCGATCGCGCACAGGCGCAACTCACCGGACTGATCGACGCAGTATCGACGCTTCCCGAGGATGTACGTGCACGGGTGCAGACCGCATCGGTGTCCGACAGCGGCCTCATCGAATTCCAGCTGGATGAGGGGCTCGTGAAGTGGGGGCCTTCCGAGCAGAACGAGAAGAAGGCTCGCATCATCGCGGTTCTTCTCGAACAATCTGCCGGAACCTACGACGTGACGAGCCCGGACGCACCCATCACCTACTGA
- a CDS encoding DsbA family protein — translation MSTRNRSLPGWLIPVVVIVVAAALIFVVLTGSGGDESEQPANAAPSGQNAPTEIQGPADPDFSVVEQRDESDLLTLGPIDAPVVLVAFSDFQCPFCGRWSEQTLPTMVEYAEAGDLRIEWRDLAIFGEESGRAALAAYAAAEQGQYWEYHNALFPGGETRPPAELTEEALISLAAELGLNIAQFEADMKSTETLETVSAHQQMATDLGVFSTPTFLINGQPITGAQPTQVFVDAVDMALELAG, via the coding sequence ATGTCCACCCGCAATCGCTCGCTCCCCGGATGGCTCATCCCGGTTGTCGTAATTGTTGTAGCTGCGGCATTGATCTTTGTTGTGCTCACTGGTTCCGGGGGTGATGAGTCTGAGCAACCGGCGAACGCTGCACCGTCTGGACAGAATGCTCCGACGGAGATTCAGGGCCCCGCCGATCCCGATTTTTCTGTGGTGGAGCAACGTGATGAGTCGGATCTGCTCACGTTGGGTCCAATCGATGCTCCGGTTGTCCTCGTTGCTTTCTCAGATTTCCAGTGCCCGTTCTGCGGACGGTGGTCTGAGCAGACCCTCCCCACAATGGTGGAGTATGCGGAGGCTGGCGACCTCCGAATTGAGTGGCGTGACCTGGCAATCTTTGGTGAAGAGTCCGGCAGGGCAGCCCTTGCCGCCTATGCGGCGGCGGAGCAAGGGCAGTACTGGGAGTATCACAACGCACTTTTCCCAGGTGGTGAAACACGGCCACCGGCAGAGCTGACGGAAGAGGCTCTCATCTCGCTGGCCGCTGAGCTTGGGTTAAACATCGCTCAGTTTGAGGCAGACATGAAGTCAACCGAAACATTGGAAACGGTTTCCGCTCACCAGCAGATGGCAACTGATCTGGGCGTTTTTTCTACCCCGACTTTCCTGATTAATGGACAACCTATCACGGGCGCTCAGCCGACCCAGGTGTTTGTTGATGCTGTTGATATGGCACTGGAATTGGCGGGCTGA
- the murC gene encoding UDP-N-acetylmuramate--L-alanine ligase has protein sequence MKFHLIGIGGAGMVAVAELLAARGQEVVGSDRAESDNTRRLASLGIAIHVGHDAEHVDPDAAVVVSSAIKDDNPEYAVARQRGQRILHRSEALALAATGLDFVAVAGAHGKTTTSGMLAVALREAGLDPSYAVGSTLPGGASGAYLGTGEVFIAEADESDGSFLNYTPAIAIVTNVEPDHLDHHGSAEAFEESFVEFAKCRVKGGLLIGCADDVGSARLLHSAEGRRWSYGTGARVPGTEAHVSLEITGPGQGRVTLITGRGPSVSATLDLAVPGDHMLLNAAGAWAAGIELGVEADRMARALGRFTGTGRRFEKRGTVRDIVVYDDYAHHPTEVGATIRAAAEETEGRIVVLFQPHLYSRTKEFSAAFARSLDLADAVVVTGVFGAREEPVPGIDGHLIADKMVRGQFVADMHEAAREVARLAEPGDLIMTMGAGSVTSLAPEILEAL, from the coding sequence GTGAAATTCCATCTCATCGGTATTGGCGGCGCCGGCATGGTGGCCGTCGCGGAGCTCCTCGCTGCTCGCGGTCAGGAAGTTGTGGGCTCCGATCGGGCCGAGTCTGACAACACGAGGCGGCTTGCCTCTCTCGGCATTGCGATCCACGTCGGTCACGACGCCGAGCACGTCGACCCCGATGCTGCCGTTGTCGTGTCCTCTGCAATCAAGGATGACAACCCGGAGTATGCGGTGGCGCGTCAGCGCGGCCAGCGGATACTTCACCGCTCCGAGGCGCTCGCGCTGGCGGCAACCGGGCTCGACTTTGTTGCCGTTGCCGGTGCGCATGGGAAGACGACAACGTCTGGAATGTTGGCCGTTGCCCTGCGGGAAGCGGGTTTGGACCCGTCCTACGCGGTCGGGTCGACCCTGCCCGGGGGCGCCTCCGGCGCATATCTGGGGACCGGGGAAGTCTTCATCGCGGAGGCCGATGAGTCCGATGGGTCCTTCCTGAACTACACCCCGGCGATTGCAATCGTCACGAACGTTGAGCCCGATCACCTTGACCACCACGGCAGCGCCGAAGCATTCGAGGAATCCTTTGTCGAGTTTGCCAAGTGCCGCGTGAAGGGCGGGCTTCTCATCGGCTGTGCCGACGATGTTGGGTCGGCACGCCTTCTGCACTCTGCCGAGGGCAGGCGCTGGTCCTACGGAACGGGCGCTCGGGTTCCGGGAACCGAAGCCCACGTGTCACTGGAGATCACCGGCCCCGGGCAGGGCCGGGTCACGCTCATCACCGGTCGAGGGCCCTCCGTGAGTGCCACCCTGGACCTTGCCGTTCCAGGCGACCACATGCTACTGAACGCAGCCGGCGCGTGGGCTGCGGGCATTGAACTCGGTGTTGAAGCGGACCGGATGGCACGGGCACTCGGCAGGTTCACGGGAACCGGTCGGCGCTTCGAGAAGCGTGGCACCGTTCGCGACATTGTCGTTTACGACGACTACGCGCACCACCCGACCGAGGTTGGCGCAACAATTAGGGCCGCGGCGGAGGAAACTGAGGGCCGAATCGTCGTGCTCTTCCAGCCGCACCTGTACTCCAGAACCAAAGAGTTCTCCGCAGCGTTCGCGCGCTCGCTTGACTTGGCAGACGCCGTGGTTGTCACAGGCGTGTTCGGTGCCCGTGAAGAGCCCGTTCCCGGCATTGACGGCCACCTTATTGCCGACAAAATGGTGCGCGGCCAGTTCGTGGCCGACATGCACGAAGCAGCCCGCGAGGTCGCTCGCCTCGCCGAGCCCGGCGACCTCATCATGACCATGGGTGCGGGCAGCGTCACCTCGCTGGCCCCGGAGATCCTGGAAGCCCTGTGA
- a CDS encoding BlaI/MecI/CopY family transcriptional regulator, translated as MIDEPIRLGALEARVMNILWENGPATVRDIIGHIETEPAYTTVATVLANLDKKALVSISRSRRRTTYAAGMSRAEFEARQMACVLQSSPDPESSMLHFVDAMNEADLEILRKYLQAKAEGNA; from the coding sequence GTGATAGACGAGCCGATCCGCCTCGGCGCCCTCGAAGCCCGGGTCATGAACATTCTGTGGGAAAACGGACCCGCGACTGTCCGGGATATCATTGGACACATTGAAACTGAACCTGCGTACACCACTGTCGCAACAGTTCTCGCAAATCTCGACAAAAAGGCCCTCGTGAGCATCAGCCGTTCCCGCCGAAGAACGACCTACGCAGCAGGGATGTCTCGAGCTGAATTCGAGGCGAGACAGATGGCTTGCGTCCTGCAAAGTAGCCCTGACCCCGAATCCTCAATGCTCCACTTTGTTGACGCAATGAATGAAGCGGACCTCGAGATACTCCGCAAGTACCTGCAAGCCAAGGCTGAGGGCAACGCTTGA
- a CDS encoding M56 family metallopeptidase, whose amino-acid sequence MSIIGPIILLATLVIGLAIAGPALLRRATPLLVRFPHRAIQLLPSGIILWLIGLLSIGPLLAWLTSGPVLLPKGAADVCQQCIDAANPFGIERIATVIPTVLLFTVPGLFTIVFAAGLTRRMWKRNREITDLAAVILAESNREHIAGYDVTVISHDQVHAYSLPANNGGIVLSRHALAALSTDELLAVLAHEQAHVSGRHHQLRTFMDSLVHLLGWVPLVRECGKILPGLLEIAADRHAQQTAGTSAVVGALITIGERKPLESGMMQMAGRERIQQLIAPVEGKAGILPATTMALHVALLAGLGALVLPAYISALISGCL is encoded by the coding sequence TTGAGCATCATCGGTCCAATCATCCTCCTCGCGACTCTCGTCATCGGACTCGCGATCGCAGGACCTGCACTCCTGCGGAGAGCTACACCACTGCTGGTCCGCTTTCCGCATCGTGCAATCCAACTCCTGCCATCGGGCATCATTCTCTGGCTGATTGGGCTACTCAGCATTGGACCGCTCCTCGCCTGGCTCACATCGGGTCCTGTACTCCTCCCGAAAGGCGCCGCAGATGTGTGCCAGCAATGTATTGACGCAGCCAACCCATTCGGCATAGAAAGAATAGCTACTGTGATCCCCACGGTCCTGCTCTTCACTGTTCCGGGACTCTTCACCATAGTCTTCGCTGCGGGTCTTACCCGTCGAATGTGGAAACGGAACAGAGAAATAACCGATTTGGCGGCCGTCATTCTCGCAGAGAGCAATAGAGAACATATCGCAGGCTATGACGTCACCGTTATATCCCACGACCAGGTACACGCGTACTCCCTCCCGGCAAACAATGGAGGCATTGTCCTGTCCCGTCACGCGCTCGCCGCGCTGAGTACTGACGAGCTACTAGCGGTCCTTGCTCACGAACAGGCCCACGTGTCGGGCAGGCATCACCAGCTTCGCACCTTTATGGATTCCCTTGTACACCTGCTCGGATGGGTGCCACTCGTGCGGGAGTGCGGAAAGATACTTCCGGGGCTTCTCGAAATTGCCGCAGACCGCCATGCTCAGCAAACTGCCGGGACCTCGGCTGTTGTCGGCGCCCTCATCACCATCGGAGAACGCAAGCCTCTCGAGTCCGGCATGATGCAGATGGCGGGGCGAGAGCGAATCCAGCAACTCATTGCCCCCGTTGAAGGTAAAGCCGGGATCCTACCAGCTACGACCATGGCTCTACACGTTGCACTGCTTGCAGGACTAGGGGCACTCGTCCTTCCCGCATACATTAGCGCACTCATTTCTGGTTGCCTCTAG
- a CDS encoding cytochrome c biogenesis CcdA family protein encodes MDIGFVTAFVGGVLALLSPCAALLLPAFFASTVNSGPKLFLHVTVFFAGLLVVLVPLGLGAGVVGSLFVSYRSTLITVSAILFILLGVAQIFGLGFDPSKLMPGHTGREVRSSGATGITKTFLLGTTSGIAGFCAGPILGAVLTMAAASGSIATASLLLAVYGAGMIVPLVIIVLLWRPLGSRGRHILRGRSFTFLGRRFHTTSVITGLVITATGIIFWATNGLLDMPELVSYERQSQLQEGASILSNPIVDVVAIILLATIILLVWYARRHRDFKKTQEGNTEEPNSPRPETVNRQENTEPMPNSAIISSPNGTNFLALPKTGKLGKES; translated from the coding sequence GTGGATATCGGTTTCGTCACCGCTTTCGTTGGAGGAGTTCTTGCCCTTCTCTCACCGTGCGCAGCCCTGCTACTTCCCGCCTTCTTTGCGTCCACGGTCAACTCCGGACCGAAGCTGTTTCTCCACGTCACAGTGTTCTTCGCTGGCCTTCTTGTTGTCCTTGTTCCGCTTGGTCTTGGCGCGGGAGTAGTCGGCTCTCTGTTTGTCTCTTACCGGTCCACGCTCATCACCGTTTCCGCGATTCTCTTTATCCTATTGGGTGTCGCGCAAATATTTGGTCTTGGCTTTGACCCGTCGAAACTCATGCCCGGCCACACGGGACGTGAGGTCCGGTCTTCTGGCGCCACCGGCATCACCAAGACGTTCCTGCTGGGAACCACAAGTGGTATTGCAGGCTTTTGCGCCGGCCCAATTCTGGGTGCGGTGCTGACGATGGCGGCTGCGAGCGGGAGCATCGCTACAGCGTCACTGTTACTTGCCGTCTATGGAGCGGGAATGATTGTCCCACTCGTCATCATCGTCCTTCTCTGGCGTCCCCTCGGTAGCAGAGGCCGCCATATCCTCCGGGGACGCAGTTTCACATTCCTCGGTCGCCGTTTCCACACCACCTCGGTTATCACTGGCCTGGTTATAACCGCCACCGGCATTATTTTCTGGGCTACTAACGGTCTGCTTGATATGCCAGAACTTGTTTCCTACGAACGACAGTCACAGCTCCAAGAGGGCGCTAGCATCCTGTCCAACCCCATTGTCGATGTTGTTGCCATCATTCTGCTCGCCACAATTATCCTCCTTGTTTGGTACGCAAGGCGGCATCGCGACTTTAAGAAAACGCAGGAAGGCAATACTGAAGAACCGAACTCGCCCCGGCCGGAAACTGTGAATCGACAGGAAAACACTGAACCAATGCCAAATAGCGCCATTATTTCAAGCCCGAACGGCACGAATTTTCTAGCTCTTCCCAAAACCGGTAAGCTTGGAAAAGAATCATGA